From a single Lolium rigidum isolate FL_2022 chromosome 7, APGP_CSIRO_Lrig_0.1, whole genome shotgun sequence genomic region:
- the LOC124670833 gene encoding BTB/POZ and MATH domain-containing protein 1-like, giving the protein MAKNNTSPKTTSRCLMEGVTTVHDFEVTSYELLDGIGPGRFVRSCNFSVAGYEWFISFFPDGWTLEYAGYASVFLERVIEGNDAHLVRTKFTLNILEKDGEAQITSFDVIGIGHAFSRGNSYLGYPKFVEKSKLKSLSQVINGYFIIRCVLTVIKEPRTELRMKTVVVPQPNLHDQLWQMCKDGQGADVTFSVCDQLFNAHRCLLAARSPVFKAELFGPMKEKETQCIKIDDMDPHIFEALLHFVYTDFMLDDGHYKEGKVAKLQHLLVAADRYGLDRLKVMCESKLCEGIDVETVATTLVLAEQHHCMNLQKACIEFMAPRSVLRAVMATEGFKHLLASSPLVMKEILDMVSLSD; this is encoded by the coding sequence ATGGCCAAAAACAATACCTCACCCAAGACAACGTCGAGATGCTTGATGGAGGGCGTCACCACGGTGCATGATTTCGAGGTGACCAGTTACGAGTTGCTCGATGGCATCGGCCCCGGTAGGTTCGTTCGCTCATGCAACTTCAGCGTGGCTGGCTACGAATGGTTTATCAGTTTCTTCCCGGATGGGTGGACGTTGGAATATGCTGGCTATGCATCGGTCTTTCTGGAACGTGTCATCGAAGGGAATGATGCACATCTGGTGAGGACCAAGTTCACCTTAAACATTCTGGAGAAAGACGGTGAAGCACAAATAACAAGCTTTGACGTGATAGGCATAGGCCATGCCTTCTCGCGAGGAAATTCATATCTGGGCTATCCAAAATTTGTTGAGAAATCGAAGCTGAAGTCGTTGTCGCAAGTGATAAATGGCTACTTTATTATTCGCTGTGTTCTCACCGTGATAAAAGAACCTCGCACGGAGCTTAGGATGAAGACTGTTGTTGTTCCGCAGCCGAATCTGCATGACCAGCTCTGGCAAATGTGCAAGGATGGACAAGGGGCAGATGTGACATTCAGTGTATGTGACCAATTGTTCAATGCTCACAGATGCTTGTTGGCAGCACGGTCACCAGTTTTCAAGGCAGAGCTCTTTGGTCCGATGAAGGAGAAGGAAACACAGTGCATCAAAATTGATGACATGGACCCTCATATCTTTGAAGCGCTTCTTCACTTTGTATACACAGATTTCATGCTAGATGATGGGCActacaaagaaggcaaagtcgcaAAACTGCAGCATCTTCTTGTTGCGGCCGATCGATATGGATTGGATAGGTTAAAGGTGATGTGTGAAAGTAAATTATGTGAGGGCATTGACGTGGAGACTGTTGCAACTACATTGGTTTTAGCAGAGCAACACCACTGCATGAATCTCCAGAAGGCTTGCATCGAGTTCATGGCTCCCCGCAGTGTGCTACGAGCTGTCATGGCAACTGAAGGATTTAAGCATTTGCTAGCGAGCTCTCCCTTGGTCATGAAAGAGATATTGGACATGGTGTCCCTTAGTGACTAG